The following is a genomic window from Bacteroidia bacterium.
TTTTCCCGGCAATTCCGCCTTGGGCATTTTTCTCATCAATGGCTACCAAAGCCCCCTTACTGATTAGGTCCCCGTAGTTTGAGTAGTCTCCGGTCATCGGTCCTATAAAACCAACCTTTACCGACTTAGGTGCACTTTCAGCTCCGCCGGCAGCAAACAATGCCATTGAGCCACTTAACGCTACAATAAGGATTAAAGTTAAAACCTTTTTCATACATACCTCCCGTATGTCCCCATATTCTTACTCATAATAATCGTAAAGATTATCTGGTAAGTAACTTAACAGATTAAAGATTATATACATAATCTAGTATATTTATTCAACTCTCTTTCATCTGTGTTGAATAAAAATATCAATAGAGCCTCTTGCAAAATGAGGGATTTTAGCTAAATGTCACTTAAGTATTCGTAGCAAGTACCCATAGAACCTTAGAATTTTTAATCTCCCAGACATTTTTAGCTAAAACTTAGCTATTTTAAAAATTACAAGGTGCCATTTAAAGACACCTATCCTGCTTAATGCGTAAAGGTGAAAATTCTTCTCTTGTTAGGCTACTTTTTCTAACTTTGGTACTATGCAGTATTGCAGGATTTTAATTGCAGCTAAAAGTAAAACCCCTACCATTAAGCAATGGGCTACCTTATCAGGTCCTCTTACCATAATCTTTGAAGGAATCAACCAATCCTTTAAATGAGAGTTTGCCCGTTCTACTGTGCTTCTGACTTTAAAGCGTTCTTTTTCTAAAGAAGATAAAACCCTCTTCTCTTTTCTTCTCTTATTAGGGTCAATAATAGGGATTTTACCACTATCAGAAATATAATCACTAATAGTTTTGGCATCATATGCACTATCCATTAACGAATAAAGATGTGTAACTCGTTCTTGGCTCATCTTCTCTAATGGTATTGCTACTTGAGAATCATGAACACTTGCTGCAGTTACTATTGCAGAAACAGGAAGTCCAAAATCTGTCACATCTAAATGAAGTTTGTAGCCCTTCCAATAATTTCTATTACCTTGGCTATTTAACTTACATCCCCAACTACATTCTCTGTTTAATTCAGATAACGAATGCTCCAATGATTGACTAACTTGTTTTTCTAAAATAGTTTGCTCTTTTATTTTAGGTTTACTTCCCTTTTTAGGTCTTCCACGCTTTCCTTTGGGTTTTACCTCTTTTTTGGTATTAGTTGCTTTTTCTCTGGCTTCTATTGCTGTTGAATCTCTACATATATGACCAACAATACGACCCTCCATATAATTCGTTACTAATGGCCCTAATGTTTTTTCCATAAGTTTTTGCTGTGCATAATAAGAGAATCTTCTACTAAAGGTAGATTCGCTAGGAACTTCAATGAAACCACAAATTTGACGCAATGTAGAATCACTTAGTAATCGATTGCGCAGGGATGAAACAGTATCTATTTCGAAAAATTGCTTGGCTAATGAAGAGCGTAGCATTGCTAAATCGTCATAAGCTTTGCGTCCT
Proteins encoded in this region:
- a CDS encoding transposase; amino-acid sequence: MKSISETLGGCQLLLDISFEIQDIFEGFVTEEHKCFIHLLRVLEEFIPKVQRPSFTVGRKAYDDLAMLRSSLAKQFFEIDTVSSLRNRLLSDSTLRQICGFIEVPSESTFSRRFSYYAQQKLMEKTLGPLVTNYMEGRIVGHICRDSTAIEAREKATNTKKEVKPKGKRGRPKKGSKPKIKEQTILEKQVSQSLEHSLSELNRECSWGCKLNSQGNRNYWKGYKLHLDVTDFGLPVSAIVTAASVHDSQVAIPLEKMSQERVTHLYSLMDSAYDAKTISDYISDSGKIPIIDPNKRRKEKRVLSSLEKERFKVRSTVERANSHLKDWLIPSKIMVRGPDKVAHCLMVGVLLLAAIKILQYCIVPKLEKVA